From Alienimonas californiensis, a single genomic window includes:
- a CDS encoding DUF1552 domain-containing protein: MSKALPRRTVLRAAGAALALPFLDAMRPAFARGPAAAPPPRRMVAINVDLGFMPEEFFPDQAGRDYALSPYLKTLEAHREDFTVFSGLSHPEVDGGHQADMCFLTGAPHPRSAGFRNTISLDQYAAQFVGHHTRFPSLALRVGPNNKSLSYTADGVRIPAEVTPSKVYRQLFVNGSPREVRAQLRRLREGQSLMDSFGGEIDGLRKQVGGADRDRLDQYLTAVRDVERRLHAGEQWEARPKPAVDAPVPKDDLDPTKLVTRTRTMYDLARLALETDSTRLVTIFVSQQFNPKVDLPGVELPHHALTHQSQQKDSRAQLHAVETAQMGELARLLAGLAGVEEGGDRLLDRTMVMQGSNLGHANRHTTTNLPILLAGGGFRHGAHLAFDREKNRPLADLYVSMLQRLGVEADRFSSGTTTLPGLEMA, translated from the coding sequence ATGTCCAAGGCCCTCCCCCGCCGCACCGTGCTCCGTGCCGCGGGGGCGGCGCTGGCGCTGCCGTTTCTGGACGCGATGCGGCCGGCGTTCGCCCGCGGCCCGGCCGCGGCGCCGCCGCCGCGGCGGATGGTGGCGATCAACGTCGACCTCGGCTTCATGCCGGAAGAGTTCTTCCCGGACCAGGCCGGCCGCGACTACGCCCTCTCGCCCTATCTGAAGACGCTCGAAGCCCACCGGGAGGACTTCACCGTGTTCAGCGGGCTGTCCCACCCGGAGGTGGACGGCGGCCACCAGGCGGACATGTGCTTCCTCACCGGCGCCCCGCACCCCCGCAGCGCGGGCTTCCGCAACACGATCTCGCTGGACCAGTACGCGGCCCAGTTCGTCGGGCACCACACCCGGTTCCCCTCGCTCGCCCTGCGGGTCGGGCCGAACAACAAGTCGCTGTCCTACACGGCGGACGGGGTCCGCATCCCGGCGGAGGTGACGCCGTCGAAGGTGTACCGACAGCTGTTCGTGAACGGCTCCCCGCGTGAGGTGCGGGCCCAGCTGCGGCGGTTGCGGGAGGGACAGAGCCTGATGGACTCCTTCGGTGGGGAGATCGACGGTCTGAGGAAGCAGGTCGGCGGGGCGGACCGGGATCGGCTGGATCAGTACCTCACCGCCGTGCGGGACGTCGAACGTCGTCTGCACGCCGGGGAGCAGTGGGAAGCCCGGCCCAAACCGGCCGTCGACGCCCCGGTTCCCAAAGACGACCTCGACCCCACGAAGCTCGTCACCCGGACCCGCACGATGTACGACCTCGCCCGGCTGGCGCTGGAGACGGACTCCACGCGGCTGGTGACGATCTTCGTCTCGCAGCAGTTCAATCCCAAGGTCGACCTGCCCGGCGTGGAGCTGCCGCACCACGCCCTCACCCACCAGAGTCAGCAGAAGGACTCCCGGGCCCAATTGCACGCGGTGGAGACGGCTCAGATGGGCGAGTTGGCCCGCCTGCTGGCCGGCCTCGCCGGGGTGGAGGAGGGCGGGGACCGCCTGCTGGACCGCACGATGGTAATGCAGGGCTCGAACCTCGGGCACGCCAACCGGCACACGACCACGAACCTGCCGATTCTGCTGGCCGGCGGCGGCTTCCGGCACGGCGCCCACCTGGCGTTCGACCGGGAGAAGAACCGCCCGCTGGCGGACCTGTACGTCAGCATGCTCCAACGGCTGGGCGTGGAGGCGGACCGGTTCTCCTCCGGCACGACGACGCTGCCCGGCCTTGAGATGGCGTGA
- a CDS encoding glycine cleavage system protein H — MTADAAEPADAPPADEGELIFKMGEFAARFPLDRSYCRNHLWLLPTGAEQGGEPVYRVGFTAYSRRLLQDVYFLDWTVDEGQTVPAGATIGEIESAKALSSMHPPAAGTITALNPAPLADPSVINAVGYDAGPDGGWLYDFATAAPLLDAAAYVAHLGSVWETTQRLIKGQANS, encoded by the coding sequence TTGACCGCCGACGCCGCCGAGCCCGCCGACGCCCCGCCCGCGGACGAGGGGGAACTGATCTTCAAAATGGGCGAGTTCGCCGCCCGCTTCCCGCTCGATCGGTCCTACTGCCGCAATCACCTCTGGTTGTTGCCGACTGGGGCGGAGCAGGGCGGCGAGCCGGTCTACCGCGTCGGCTTCACCGCCTATTCGCGGCGCCTGTTGCAGGACGTGTATTTCCTCGACTGGACCGTGGACGAGGGCCAAACTGTCCCGGCCGGGGCGACGATCGGGGAGATCGAGAGCGCTAAGGCGCTCTCCTCAATGCACCCCCCGGCCGCGGGCACGATCACGGCCCTGAACCCGGCCCCGCTGGCGGACCCTTCGGTCATCAACGCCGTCGGCTATGATGCGGGCCCGGACGGCGGCTGGCTGTACGACTTCGCCACCGCCGCCCCGCTGCTGGACGCCGCCGCGTACGTCGCACACCTCGGCAGCGTCTGGGAAACCACCCAGCGGCTCATCAAAGGGCAGGCGAACTCCTGA
- a CDS encoding ferredoxin family protein, with the protein MASQKLTVVLSQSQGKNPAKQGLEEAIAAELLMDPAIDLSLVPHLVDMAADHPGLLYLRGVGGDAVVLSWLYPRAAFWTLDRQDVRGRYGVSLLHGFEEEDETPARSKATGRPDAPKRSLYCLDLRDSDDPQEYLTEIRRIAKERSMPTVGLSLGGMTNGSLASGGRQPLVSSKANEHTAGSRPPLAAEPLDLLAPTARRWYPVIDYDRCTNCMECVDFCLFGVYGVDDAGDVLVEQQDSCKKGCPACSRVCPANAIVFPGHKTPAIAGADGEGAGDFKIDLSKLFGAADADPLKQAAAERDVHLLRDGRDSVGMQGLEHRQKDDLDAMLDSLDALAL; encoded by the coding sequence ATGGCCAGCCAGAAACTCACCGTCGTGCTGTCGCAGTCGCAGGGCAAGAACCCGGCGAAGCAGGGGTTGGAGGAAGCCATCGCCGCCGAGTTGCTGATGGACCCGGCGATCGATCTGTCGCTGGTCCCGCACCTCGTCGACATGGCGGCGGACCACCCCGGCCTGCTGTACCTCCGCGGCGTCGGGGGCGACGCGGTCGTGCTGAGTTGGCTCTACCCCCGGGCCGCCTTCTGGACGCTCGACCGGCAGGACGTCCGCGGCCGCTACGGCGTCTCCCTGCTGCACGGCTTTGAGGAGGAGGACGAAACCCCGGCCCGGTCCAAGGCAACAGGGCGGCCGGACGCCCCGAAGCGGTCGCTGTACTGCCTCGACCTGCGGGACAGCGACGATCCGCAGGAGTACCTGACGGAGATCCGCCGGATCGCCAAGGAACGCAGCATGCCGACGGTCGGGCTGAGCTTGGGGGGGATGACGAACGGGAGTCTGGCGAGCGGGGGGCGTCAGCCCTTGGTGTCATCGAAGGCGAACGAGCACACGGCGGGCTCACGCCCGCCGCTCGCCGCGGAGCCCCTCGATCTGCTCGCCCCCACCGCCCGCCGCTGGTATCCGGTGATCGACTACGATCGCTGCACGAACTGCATGGAGTGCGTCGACTTCTGCCTGTTCGGCGTCTACGGCGTGGACGACGCCGGCGACGTCCTCGTCGAACAGCAGGACAGCTGCAAGAAGGGCTGCCCGGCCTGTTCCCGCGTCTGCCCCGCGAACGCGATCGTGTTCCCCGGCCACAAGACCCCCGCGATCGCCGGGGCGGACGGCGAGGGGGCCGGCGACTTCAAGATCGACCTGTCCAAACTGTTCGGGGCCGCGGACGCCGATCCGCTGAAGCAGGCCGCCGCCGAGCGCGACGTGCACCTGCTCCGCGACGGGCGCGATTCGGTCGGGATGCAAGGCCTGGAGCACCGCCAGAAGGACGACCTCGACGCGATGCTCGACAGCCTGGACGCACTGGCCCTGTGA
- a CDS encoding DUF1592 domain-containing protein: MSSSALSSAVLAALLLSSAAPGDDPHAGPSAGPTGAALSENGRVAAFLTAHCRDCHIGEAAEAGFDLDSLPADLSDPRAGAAWAKALGRIERGEMPPADYGVPPADESAAAAQALRAALTAAEQTRYAAHGRAELRRLSRDEYANALREALALPHLELTEMLPPDGNEHGFAKSAGALDFSHVTVSQYLDVADYALREALADLPGPRPPRTVRVSMNSVEGAAEITTLRTQLHHSVAIPLVGQEIDPTLELSRGDFNDNEDRGYLRDPEPKFDGVATFMHSRANHQIVVKPFRVLQDGEYVFRVRGWSLRNDHGTLKPTDKPGVVAFYTPSGRLLGRCDLPANEPGVGECRAWLRKDEPVEYLAVTPPSAWVKGRPVGDDRKWKHIDSVGVAIQWLEMEGPLPADDDARRADWPRESHRRLLGDLPLEPVQDEDAPQRRRGRPVQPVDPETGLRYTVVSENPDADAERLLRTFAERALRRPPTDADLATPLAQIRARLADDQPLVEALLAGYRALLTSPAFLLRLEEPGPLGGYELASRLSLFLWDGPPDDELKAAAARGELRTDAGLRRQTERLLNDAKADRFVAQFLDRWLALDEIRLTEPDENLYPESTDFLTESMVEETRAFFAAMLADDLPVSHVYDSDFLTINQPLAALYGVEGVEGSAIRRAPIPADHIRGGLLTQASLLKVTANGTTTSPVVRGVFVMDRLLGDPPPPPPASVPAIEPDISGATTIREQLEAHRADPACAGCHRKIDPPGFALESFDVMGAFRERYRVLSDEKPGRRPKRPDGRPIGWMEGPPVESSGDLPGAGAFADVTEFRERLRGMDRQIASNLLRRLTVYATGAPVSFADEAEFEAALDSLRPDGYGLRSMVHAVVQSELFRNK, translated from the coding sequence ATGTCGTCCTCCGCGTTGTCGTCGGCCGTCCTCGCGGCGCTGCTCCTGTCGTCGGCGGCGCCCGGCGACGACCCGCACGCCGGCCCGTCGGCCGGTCCGACCGGGGCGGCCCTGTCGGAGAACGGCCGCGTCGCCGCGTTTCTGACGGCACACTGCCGGGACTGCCATATCGGCGAGGCCGCGGAGGCGGGGTTCGATCTGGATTCGCTCCCCGCGGATCTCAGCGACCCGCGCGCCGGTGCCGCGTGGGCGAAGGCGTTGGGGCGGATTGAACGCGGCGAGATGCCGCCCGCCGACTACGGCGTCCCCCCCGCCGACGAGTCGGCGGCGGCTGCTCAGGCCCTGCGCGCCGCCCTGACCGCCGCCGAGCAAACCCGCTACGCCGCCCACGGCCGGGCCGAACTGCGGCGGCTCAGCCGGGACGAGTACGCCAACGCCCTCAGGGAGGCCCTCGCCCTGCCGCACCTTGAACTGACGGAGATGCTGCCGCCGGACGGCAACGAGCACGGCTTCGCCAAAAGCGCCGGGGCGTTGGACTTTTCGCATGTCACCGTCAGCCAGTACCTCGACGTCGCCGACTACGCCCTGCGGGAGGCGCTGGCGGACCTGCCCGGCCCGCGGCCGCCTCGGACGGTGCGGGTCTCGATGAACAGCGTCGAGGGGGCCGCGGAGATCACGACGCTCCGCACGCAGCTGCATCACTCCGTCGCCATCCCGCTGGTCGGACAGGAGATCGACCCGACGCTGGAGCTGTCCCGCGGCGACTTCAACGACAACGAGGACCGCGGCTACCTCCGCGACCCGGAGCCGAAGTTCGACGGCGTCGCCACCTTCATGCACAGCCGGGCGAACCATCAGATCGTCGTCAAACCCTTCCGCGTGTTGCAGGACGGGGAGTACGTCTTCCGGGTGCGGGGGTGGTCGCTGCGGAACGATCACGGCACGCTCAAACCAACGGACAAGCCCGGCGTTGTCGCCTTCTACACCCCCTCCGGCCGGCTGCTCGGCCGCTGCGACCTGCCCGCCAACGAGCCCGGCGTGGGCGAGTGCCGGGCCTGGCTGCGGAAGGACGAACCGGTCGAGTACCTCGCCGTCACCCCGCCGTCCGCCTGGGTGAAGGGGCGGCCGGTGGGGGACGACCGCAAGTGGAAGCACATCGATTCCGTCGGCGTGGCGATTCAGTGGTTGGAGATGGAGGGCCCGCTGCCGGCCGACGACGACGCCCGTCGGGCCGACTGGCCGCGGGAGAGCCACCGCCGCCTGCTCGGCGACCTGCCGCTCGAACCGGTGCAGGACGAGGACGCGCCGCAGCGGCGGCGGGGCCGCCCCGTTCAACCCGTCGACCCCGAGACCGGCCTGCGGTACACCGTCGTCAGCGAGAACCCCGACGCCGACGCCGAGCGGCTGCTCCGCACCTTCGCCGAGCGGGCCCTCCGCCGCCCGCCGACCGACGCCGACCTCGCCACGCCGCTGGCCCAGATCCGCGCCCGGCTGGCGGACGATCAGCCGCTCGTCGAGGCGCTGCTCGCCGGCTATCGGGCGTTGCTGACGAGCCCGGCGTTCCTGCTGAGGCTCGAGGAACCCGGTCCGCTGGGCGGATACGAGCTGGCCTCCCGGCTGTCCCTGTTCCTGTGGGACGGCCCGCCGGACGACGAACTGAAGGCCGCCGCGGCCCGCGGGGAACTGCGGACCGACGCCGGCCTGCGGCGGCAGACGGAGCGGCTGCTGAACGATGCGAAGGCGGATCGGTTCGTCGCCCAGTTCCTCGACCGCTGGCTCGCCCTGGACGAGATCCGACTGACGGAGCCGGACGAGAATCTCTACCCGGAATCGACGGACTTCCTGACCGAATCGATGGTCGAGGAAACCCGGGCCTTCTTCGCCGCGATGCTGGCGGACGACCTGCCGGTGAGCCACGTGTACGACTCGGACTTCCTCACCATCAACCAGCCGCTGGCGGCGCTGTACGGGGTCGAGGGGGTGGAGGGCTCGGCGATCCGGCGGGCGCCGATCCCGGCGGACCACATCCGCGGGGGGCTGCTGACCCAGGCCAGTCTGTTGAAGGTCACGGCGAACGGCACGACGACCAGCCCGGTGGTGCGGGGCGTGTTTGTGATGGACCGCCTGCTGGGCGACCCGCCGCCCCCGCCGCCGGCCAGCGTGCCGGCGATCGAACCGGACATCAGCGGGGCCACCACGATCCGCGAACAACTCGAAGCCCACCGGGCCGACCCGGCCTGTGCCGGCTGCCACCGTAAGATCGACCCGCCGGGGTTCGCCCTGGAAAGCTTCGACGTGATGGGGGCTTTCCGCGAACGCTACCGCGTGTTGTCCGACGAGAAGCCCGGCCGACGGCCGAAGCGACCGGACGGCCGGCCGATCGGCTGGATGGAGGGCCCGCCGGTCGAATCCTCCGGCGACCTGCCGGGGGCCGGGGCCTTCGCCGACGTGACCGAGTTCCGCGAACGGCTCCGCGGGATGGACCGACAGATCGCCTCCAATCTGCTGCGGCGGCTCACGGTCTACGCGACCGGCGCCCCGGTCTCCTTCGCCGACGAGGCGGAGTTCGAGGCGGCCCTCGATTCGCTTCGGCCCGACGGCTACGGCCTGCGGTCGATGGTGCACGCCGTCGTGCAGAGCGAATTGTTCCGCAACAAGTAG
- a CDS encoding prenyltransferase/squalene oxidase repeat-containing protein, with protein MSGGTDPVDPDRLAAATESAVAHLLSERTPAGHWVGELSTSALSTAVAAMALHQYQASGGRQPSVSSDALEHTEGSRPPLARLIDSACIWLLAHRNADGGWGDTVESKTNVSTTALCIATVSVWDAPTENRAKRDEVVADARRWFDAAGGFDAVVRRYGKDKTFSVPILTHCALAGLVPWSKVTALPFELATLPPRFYAAVRLPVVSYALPALIAIGQLRHVKQPSRNPALRGLRALAVPRTLDRLQSIQPSNGGFLEAAPLTGFVLMSLSAAGRADHPVARKCVEFLTGNVREDGSWPIDTNLATWVTTLAVGALGDDLPEAARPPIRDWLLGQQYREVHPYTRAAPGGWAWTDLPGGVPDADDTPGAILALNELRDESRDRQGAQDAFKPADAATLPDGRASREAIDAGVLWLLGLQNRDGGVPTFCRGWGALPFDRSAPDLTAHAVRALSAIDQPFAGRADRSPLDERVADESDGWRPGRAMTRMVHAYLRTTQRPDGSWLPLWFGNQHAPDDENPVYGTARVLAAFADCGLTDDPACVAGREFLLSVQNADGGWGGARDCPSSVEETALASEILLRLVPDRPEPWAGVRWLLERVEDGRWTVPSPIGFYFAKLWYHERLYPVIFTVQALRTARSAGTVRGGAAALRERGDGRHDGVSASAAV; from the coding sequence GTGAGCGGCGGCACGGACCCCGTCGACCCGGACCGCCTCGCCGCCGCGACCGAATCGGCAGTCGCCCATCTGCTCTCGGAGCGCACCCCCGCCGGGCATTGGGTGGGCGAACTGAGCACCAGCGCCCTGAGCACCGCCGTCGCCGCGATGGCGTTGCACCAATACCAGGCGAGCGGTGGGCGTCAGCCCTCCGTGTCCTCGGACGCGTTGGAACACACGGAGGGCTCACGCCCACCGCTCGCCCGGTTGATTGATTCCGCCTGTATCTGGCTCCTCGCCCACCGCAACGCGGACGGCGGGTGGGGCGACACGGTCGAGTCGAAAACGAACGTCTCCACCACGGCCCTGTGCATCGCCACAGTGTCGGTCTGGGACGCCCCCACGGAGAACCGCGCGAAACGGGACGAGGTTGTCGCCGACGCCCGCCGGTGGTTCGACGCCGCCGGCGGGTTCGACGCGGTGGTGCGGCGGTACGGGAAGGACAAGACCTTCAGTGTGCCGATCCTCACCCACTGCGCCCTCGCCGGGCTCGTGCCGTGGTCGAAGGTGACGGCGCTGCCGTTCGAGTTGGCGACGCTCCCCCCGCGGTTCTACGCCGCCGTGAGGCTGCCGGTCGTCAGCTACGCCCTGCCGGCGCTGATCGCCATCGGCCAGCTCCGCCACGTCAAACAGCCCAGCCGCAACCCGGCGCTGCGGGGGCTGCGTGCGCTGGCGGTGCCGCGGACGCTGGACCGGCTCCAGTCGATCCAACCCAGCAACGGCGGGTTCCTCGAAGCGGCCCCGCTGACCGGCTTCGTGCTGATGAGCCTCTCCGCCGCCGGCCGAGCCGATCATCCGGTGGCGCGGAAGTGCGTCGAGTTCCTCACCGGCAACGTTCGCGAGGACGGCAGTTGGCCGATCGACACGAACCTCGCCACCTGGGTGACGACGCTGGCCGTGGGCGCCCTCGGCGACGACTTGCCCGAAGCGGCCCGCCCGCCGATCCGCGATTGGCTGCTCGGCCAGCAGTACCGGGAGGTGCACCCCTACACCCGGGCCGCCCCCGGCGGCTGGGCCTGGACCGACCTCCCCGGCGGCGTGCCCGACGCGGACGACACCCCGGGGGCGATCCTGGCGCTGAACGAACTGCGCGACGAGAGCCGCGACCGTCAGGGAGCGCAAGACGCGTTCAAGCCTGCGGACGCCGCTACGCTCCCTGACGGTCGCGCCTCTCGTGAGGCGATCGATGCCGGCGTCCTCTGGCTGCTCGGTCTGCAGAACCGTGACGGCGGCGTGCCGACGTTTTGCCGCGGGTGGGGCGCGTTGCCGTTCGACCGCAGCGCTCCGGACCTCACGGCGCACGCCGTCCGGGCGTTGTCCGCGATCGATCAACCCTTCGCCGGGCGGGCCGATCGGAGTCCCTTGGACGAGCGGGTCGCAGATGAGTCCGACGGCTGGCGCCCCGGCCGCGCGATGACACGCATGGTGCATGCCTACCTCCGCACCACCCAACGCCCCGACGGCTCCTGGCTGCCGCTCTGGTTCGGCAATCAGCACGCCCCGGACGACGAGAACCCCGTCTACGGCACCGCCCGGGTGCTGGCGGCGTTCGCCGATTGCGGTCTGACCGACGACCCGGCCTGCGTCGCCGGGCGGGAGTTTCTGCTGTCGGTCCAGAACGCCGACGGCGGGTGGGGCGGGGCGAGGGACTGCCCGAGCAGCGTCGAGGAGACCGCCCTCGCATCCGAGATTCTGCTCCGCTTGGTCCCGGATCGACCGGAACCCTGGGCGGGGGTGCGGTGGTTACTAGAACGGGTGGAGGACGGCCGCTGGACCGTGCCGAGCCCGATCGGGTTCTACTTCGCCAAACTCTGGTACCACGAACGGCTGTATCCCGTGATCTTCACCGTGCAGGCGTTGCGGACCGCCCGGTCGGCCGGAACAGTCCGGGGAGGGGCGGCCGCCTTGCGGGAGCGGGGGGACGGGCGTCACGATGGCGTTTCCGCGTCGGCCGCTGTGTAA
- a CDS encoding HNH endonuclease, whose translation MPDWFVQQDRSPPACVLCRHEYDRAKLTKHHLVPKSRGGTETVLLCRPCHKTVHATFTEKELERDYDTVEALRNAEALHGWISWIRKRKPGKRIRVR comes from the coding sequence ATGCCGGATTGGTTCGTCCAGCAGGACCGCTCCCCGCCGGCGTGCGTCCTCTGCCGGCATGAGTACGACCGGGCGAAGCTGACGAAGCACCACCTCGTCCCCAAGTCCCGCGGCGGCACGGAGACCGTGCTGCTCTGCCGACCCTGCCACAAAACGGTGCACGCGACCTTCACGGAGAAGGAACTGGAACGCGACTACGACACCGTCGAGGCCCTGCGAAACGCGGAGGCGTTGCACGGCTGGATCAGTTGGATCCGCAAGCGAAAGCCGGGAAAGCGCATTCGGGTGAGATGA
- a CDS encoding DUF116 domain-containing protein — protein sequence MSLVSHDTADTLDRSGTVPHGDSPGKRLVSRLNDEPKAPAAPAKPQATSRFTDDDVAPQKRTKRKSTSHLKAVPGTLADREALKEAAAEFTKTLDLRQRMNKRQLEAHGRTLLEQMGLDEKYLGFAAVMIGNAVWRTQFLATPFERRLLLLPHCLKHAEGCPAEYDEFGLDCEKCGACSIADYKVTAEKLGYKVLVAEGSPIVLKIIVSGYVDGILGVACLNVLEKAIDKVLVAGVPSYAVPLHSGDCKNTTLDESWIWEVLDRYEPLTGPGRDSYVPLMRKAEGLFEAETLDGLVPPPSTTGFRAVRQTAEVAREFLAHGGKRFRPFITLAAHDAMTGGKALTATAEDIEVPASVARAAIAIEAFHKASLAHDDIQDDDEHRYGKPALHVSHGVGRAINFGDWLIGLGYRLLANTADPADGGSPQVSAELTAAMADAHQKLCDGQGAEMAWRAAVSDSTDDLALEPLDALQVYALKTAPAFEAAMLAGLRLAGEVPQETRDAVSTFARQAGAGFQIRNDLADWRGDADNKLAAGGDAAALRPTVLLALALKRASREEREAVAAWLSSHDAPALNVGRLRRLFERHDVFSTAETLIERCRERAVAVAETVEPAPLRDLLLFLSDTLLADDEPVPVKTEHLTTLPIVTVG from the coding sequence GTGTCGCTCGTCTCCCACGACACCGCTGACACGCTCGACCGCTCCGGGACCGTGCCGCACGGCGATTCGCCCGGCAAACGGCTCGTTTCCCGCCTGAACGACGAGCCGAAGGCCCCCGCCGCCCCCGCCAAGCCGCAGGCGACCAGCCGCTTCACCGACGACGACGTCGCCCCCCAGAAGCGGACCAAACGCAAAAGCACCAGCCACCTCAAGGCGGTGCCCGGCACGCTGGCGGACCGCGAGGCCCTCAAGGAGGCCGCCGCGGAGTTCACCAAGACGCTCGATCTGCGTCAGCGGATGAACAAACGGCAGCTCGAAGCCCACGGGCGGACGCTGCTGGAGCAGATGGGCCTCGACGAAAAGTACCTCGGCTTCGCCGCGGTGATGATCGGGAACGCCGTCTGGCGGACGCAGTTCCTCGCCACGCCGTTCGAGCGCCGGCTGCTTTTGCTTCCCCACTGCCTCAAGCATGCCGAGGGCTGCCCGGCGGAGTACGACGAATTCGGCCTCGACTGCGAGAAGTGCGGGGCGTGCTCCATCGCGGACTACAAGGTCACGGCGGAGAAGCTGGGCTACAAGGTGCTGGTCGCCGAGGGCTCGCCGATCGTGCTGAAGATCATCGTCAGCGGGTACGTGGATGGGATTCTGGGCGTTGCCTGCCTGAACGTGTTGGAGAAGGCGATCGACAAGGTGCTGGTCGCCGGCGTGCCGAGCTACGCGGTGCCGCTGCACAGCGGGGACTGCAAGAACACCACGCTGGACGAGTCGTGGATCTGGGAAGTCTTGGACCGCTACGAACCCCTCACCGGCCCCGGCCGGGACAGCTACGTCCCGCTGATGCGGAAGGCGGAGGGGCTGTTCGAGGCGGAGACGCTGGACGGCCTGGTCCCGCCGCCGTCCACGACCGGCTTCAGGGCGGTGCGGCAGACGGCCGAAGTCGCCCGGGAGTTCCTCGCCCACGGGGGGAAGCGGTTCCGGCCGTTCATCACCCTCGCCGCCCACGACGCGATGACCGGCGGCAAGGCCCTCACGGCGACCGCGGAGGACATTGAGGTTCCGGCCTCCGTCGCCCGGGCCGCGATCGCCATCGAAGCGTTCCACAAGGCCAGCCTCGCCCACGACGACATTCAGGACGACGACGAGCACCGCTACGGCAAGCCGGCGCTGCACGTCTCGCACGGCGTCGGCCGGGCGATCAACTTCGGCGACTGGTTGATCGGGCTGGGCTACCGCCTGCTGGCGAACACCGCCGACCCCGCGGACGGCGGCTCCCCGCAGGTCAGCGCTGAACTGACCGCCGCGATGGCGGACGCTCACCAAAAGCTCTGCGACGGGCAGGGGGCGGAGATGGCCTGGCGGGCCGCGGTCTCCGATTCGACCGACGACCTGGCGCTGGAACCGCTGGACGCCCTGCAGGTGTACGCCCTGAAGACGGCCCCGGCGTTCGAGGCGGCGATGCTGGCCGGTCTGCGGTTGGCGGGCGAGGTGCCGCAGGAGACGCGGGACGCCGTGAGCACCTTCGCGCGGCAGGCGGGGGCGGGGTTCCAGATTCGCAACGATCTCGCCGACTGGCGGGGGGACGCGGACAACAAGCTGGCCGCCGGCGGGGACGCCGCGGCCCTGCGGCCGACCGTGCTGCTGGCCCTCGCCCTGAAGCGGGCCAGCCGGGAGGAACGCGAGGCCGTCGCCGCCTGGCTGTCGTCGCACGACGCCCCGGCCCTGAACGTCGGCCGCTTGCGGCGGCTGTTCGAGCGGCACGATGTGTTCTCCACCGCCGAGACGCTGATCGAGCGATGCCGCGAACGGGCCGTCGCCGTGGCGGAGACCGTCGAACCGGCCCCGTTGCGGGATCTGCTGTTGTTCCTCTCCGACACGCTGCTGGCCGACGACGAGCCGGTCCCGGTCAAGACGGAGCATCTGACGACCCTGCCGATCGTCACCGTCGGCTGA